One Dermatophagoides farinae isolate YC_2012a chromosome 6, ASM2471394v1, whole genome shotgun sequence genomic window carries:
- the LOC124493393 gene encoding uncharacterized protein LOC124493393: MPKIRKKIVLLTDSEDDSDDNDNDNVKKTLNKVRPSFVSSNVVNSYRKFLNDDEKWKKILENDDHVKKKLLVNNHHKIVDDKLSGTGDNDVKNKNHNHNDHCKQNDDQIQPMDSTSFKKRRVTSDSCEIQQINSPTTIDEVYDSSAEIIELTDDSKSPLPSMNSSIIYDYEEIDDVLYDWIRIRIKRLDRIEYFKMLPTATFSSIFDQIAERFDISISRLILYLNDNIVDAKSTPQSINLSVADIFEMFVRSDEQRLDDSMANEIGPNTQNDDPNVIELHLRDSNKKRLTCFVNRFENVQYLAEIYAKDRCIPIEKILLKFDYEPMNLMEKIDTYDLENDDQIDVIIKQ; encoded by the coding sequence ATGccaaaaataagaaaaaaaattgtactgTTAACAGATTCAGAagatgattctgatgataatgataatgataatgtcaaGAAAACTTTGAATAAAGTTCGTCCAAGTTTTGTGTCATCAAATGTTGTCAATTCGTAtcgtaaatttttaaatgatgatgaaaaatggaagaaaattcttgaaaatgatgatcatgttaagaaaaaattgttggtaaataatcatcataaaattgtTGACGATAAATTATCTGGAactggtgataatgatgtaaaaaataaaaatcataacCATAATGACCACTGTAaacagaatgatgatcaaattcagCCGATGGATTCGACCAGTTTTAAAAAAAGACGAGTTACATCTGATTCCTgtgaaattcaacaaataaattctCCAACAACGATAGATGAAGTTTATGATTCATCAGcagaaattattgaattaacTGATGATAGTAAATCACCATTGCCTAGTatgaattcatcaataatttacGATTATGAAGAAATCGATGATGTTTTATATGATTGGATAAGAATACGTATCAAACGTTTGGATAGAATCGAATACTTTAAGATGCTTCCTACggcaacattttcatcaatatttgatcaaataGCTGAACGTTTCGACATTTCTATATCTCGATTAATCCTATAtctaaatgataatattgtgGATGCAAAATCAACACCTCAATCTATAAATCTATCAGTAGCCGatatatttgaaatgtttgttCGTTCCGATGAACAACGATTGGATGATTCGATGGCAAATGAAATTGgaccaaacacacaaaatgatgatccaaatgtAATTGAATTACATCTTCgtgattcaaataaaaaacgtCTTACATGTTTTGTGAAtcgatttgaaaatgttcaatATTTAGCTGAAATTTATGCAAAAGATCGATGTATTcctattgaaaaaattctactaaaatttgattatgaaccaatgaatttaatggaaaaaatcgataCCTATGATttggaaaatgatgatcaaatcgaTGTCATTAttaaacaatga
- the bru1 gene encoding bruno 1 — protein sequence MESLIELNHTNHSDNGDDDNNEKMVNNDQNELSIIQSTTNNNDDFKLIDNQNHDDSNRNFVDNNNNNHEYQINSNNDDIVDDADPDDDDDDDDDDENGGSETTNNIRKPDNDSMKMFVGQIPRDWYEDDCRQLLEPYGEIYAINILKDKETKKSKGCCFVTYYTRKAALDAQNALHNLRKLPSCRNPIQMKPADNENKNDRKLFIGKLPKFITETEILKTFEQFGLIEECIILRDNQGQSRGCAFVTFSTRSNATQAMRELNQTKIFDGCMVPIVVKFAESNPDHQHQRRQQQQQQQSNSHSDLRSPITIMNSLFNTATTPMAAINLSAQPLVSYPRVHAQSPNSSITSTGTNALSAIDQTNSVYLNNLIKFQQQQSQQQQLLNMSTLSHPTANPYATAAALPTDLTYPNLVLGTKSTATAAALIASGQISAAAYPTTATLTNTSPTHHFPLVAMAANAKLADSLTMAAMTATSPYHHAYHHHHHHPAVYHAKHHYGLTTTTTTAAMNNGKQIEGPDGSNLFIYHLPAEYSDYDLITLFAPFGNVISAKVFIDKNSNLSKCFGFVSYDNPESAQNAIRSMNGFQVMNKRLKVQLKKVREKPY from the exons ATggaatcattgattgaattgaaccaTACAAATCATAGTGataatggcgatgatgataataatgaaaaaatggtgaataatgatcaaaatgaattatcgatcatccaatcaacaacaaataacaatgatgatttcaaattaatcgataatcaaaatcatgatgattccaACCG TAATTTcgttgacaataataataataatcatgaatatcaaatcaattcaaataacgatgatattgttgatgatgccgaccctgatgatgatgacgatgatgatgatgatgatgagaatggtGGATCTGAAACAACCAATAATATTAGAAAACCggataatgattcaatgaaaatgtttgttgGACAAATACCACGTGATTGGTATGAAGATGATTGTCGCCAATTATTGGAACCATATGGTGAAATCTATGCTATCAATATACTCAAAgataaagaaacaaaaaaaagtaaag gatgCTGTTTCGTTACGTACTATACGAGAAAAGCGGCTCTTGAT GCACAGAATGCATTGCACAATCTTCGAAAACTTCCATCG tgCCGAAATCCGATTCAAATGAAACCGGCAGataacgaaaataaaaatg atcgtaaacttttcattggaaaattgCCGAAATTCATTACAGAAACagaaatattgaaaacatttgaacAATTTGGACTTATTGAAGAATGTATTATATTACGTGATAATCAAGGACAAAGCAGAG GATGTGCATTTGTTACATTTTCCACACGTTCAAATGCAACACAAGCGATGCGTGAATTAAATCagacaaaaatatttgatggaTGTATGGTTCCTATTGTTGTTAAATTTGCTGAATCAAATCccgatcatcaacatcaacgacgacaacaacagcaacaacaacaatcaaattctcATAGTGATCTTCGATCACCAATCACAATAATGAATAGTCTTTTTAATACGGCAACAACGCCTATGGCTGCTATAAATCTATCAGCGCAGCCATTAGTTTCCTATCCAAGGGTCCATGCTCAATcaccaaattcatcaattacaTCAACCGGGACGAATGCATTGTCGGCAATAGATCAGACAAATTCTGTTTATCttaataatttgatcaagtttcaacaacaacaatctcaacagcaacaattgtTAAATATGTCCACATTAAGCCATCCTACTGCAAATCCATatgcaacagcagcagcttTACCAACTGATTTGACCTATCCAAATCTGGTTCTGGGAACCAAATCGACAGCTACAGCGGCCGCATTAATAGCTTCAGGCCAAATTTCTGCAGCAGCTTATCCGACTACGGCGACTTTAACGAATACCAGTCCTACTCATCATTTTCCATTGGTAGCAATGGCAGCGAATGCAAAATTGGCCGATTCATTAACGATGGCTGCTATGACTGCTACATCACCATATCATCATgcctatcatcatcatcatcaccatcctGCTGTTTATCATGCCAAACACCATTATGGTCttactacaacaacaacaacagcggcAATGAATAATGGGAAACAAATCGAAGGCCCAGATGGATCAAATctattcatttatcatcTTCCAG CCGAATACTCTGATTATGATCTGATCACATTATTCGCTCCATTCGGTAATGTTATTTCAGCCAAAGTttttatcgataaaaattcaaatctaaGTAAATGTTTTG GTTTTGTATCATACGACAATCCAGAATCGGCACAAAATGCCATCAGATCAATGAATGGTTTTCAAGTGATGAATAAACGTTTAAAAGTACAACTTAAAAAAGTTCGTGAAAAACCGTACtga
- the Cortactin gene encoding cortactin: protein MWKSAQYVNSDALKSADNDDWDTDPDFINDVTEEDQRWGSKTIEGSGRTAAAIDLDQLRNEVSQEDIQSKEKFAHQSQKDNKVGFGGKFGVQTDRVDKSAVGFDYHEKVDKHQSQKDYSTGFGGKFGVQKDRVDKSAVGWEYHEKVDKHQSQKDYSVGFGGKFGVQKDRVDKSALGWEHHEKVDKHESQKDYSVGFGGKFGVQKDRVDKSAVGWEHHEKVEKHESQKDYSVGFGGKFGVQKDRVDKSAVGWEHHEKVEKHSSQLDASKGFGGKFGVQKDRVDKSALGWEHHEKVDKHESQKDYSVGFGGKFGVQKDRVDKSALGWEHHEKVDKHESQKDYSVGFGGKFGVQKDRVDKSAVGWDHHETVEKHSSQLDASKGFGGKFGVEKDRKDSCAKRWEDRDDDDDDTKKTTNIQKKEIIKGDAKSLASKFENLAKQDDTVARERIQRERQKRIEQEAHEKELNKDRVVFESEAREDEEESGDRSTESRNTNTNVNDDDDERPLHQQKGRHLNKIGISVLPVPKSPTTITAANTTITTSSIPPEPVISNQQSIEIQSAVVETNPVHQEQEQEATSCVTTVETTNNEDLGLTAIALFDYEAAESDEITFDPDELITNIEMIDEGWWRGQCRGKVGLFPANYVKLNE from the exons ATGTGGAAAAGTGCCCAATACGTTAATTCGGATGCATTAAAGTCGGCAGATAACGATGACTGGGATACCGATCCAGATTTTATT AACGATGTGACCGAAGAGGATCAACGTTGGGGTTCGAAAACTATTGAAGGTTCTGGACGTACGGCTGCCGCTATCGA TTTAGATCAGCTTCGAAATGAAGTTAGCCAAGAAGATATACAATCAAAAGAGAAATTTGCCCATCAATCGCAAAAGGATAATAAAGTAGGATTTGGTGGTAAATTCGGTGTACAAACAGATCGTGTGGATAAATCAGCAGTTGGTTTCGATTATCATGAAAAAGTGGATAAACATCAATCGCAAAAAGATTATTCCACCGGTTTTGGTGGTAAATTTGGTGTTCAAAAAGATCGTGTAGACAAATCAGCTGTCGGTTGGGAATATCATGAAAAAGTAGATAAACATCAATCACAAAAAGATTATTCGGTCGGTTTTGGTGGCAAGTTTGGCGTACAGAAGGATCGAGTTGATAAATCGGCCCTCGGATGGGAGCATCATGAAAAGGTGGACAAACATGAATCACAGAAAGATTATTCCGTAGGATTTGGTGGCAAATTTGGTGTACAGAAAGACCGTGTGGACAAATCGGCTGTCGGCTGGGAACACCACGAAAAAGTAGAAAAGCATGAATCTCAAAAAGATTATTCGGTTGGCTTCGGTGGTAAATTTGGAGTGCAAAAAGATCGAGTGGATAAATCTGCTGTAGGTTGGGAACATCATGAAAAAGTGGAAAAACATTCTTCACAATTGGACGCTAGTAAAGGATTTGGTGGTAAATTCGGTGTACAAAAAGATCGAGTTGATAAATCGGCCCTCGGTTGGGAGCATCATGAAAAAGTGGACAAGCATGAATCACAGAAAGATTATTCTGTCGGTTTTGGTGGCAAATTTGGCGTGCAGAAAGATCGTGTCGATAAATCGGCCCTTGGCTGGGAACATCATGAAAAGGTGGACAAACATGAATCACAAAAAGATTATTCTGTTGGATTTGGCGGAAAATTTGGTGTACAAAAAGATCGTGTAGATAAATCGGCTGTTGGTTGGGATCATCACGAAACAGTGGAGAAACATTCATCACAATTGGATGCAAGCAAAGGATTTGGTGGGAAATTTGGCGTGGAAAAAGACCGTAAAGATAGCTGCGCCAAACGTTGGGAagatcgtgatgatgatgatgatgatacaaaaaagacaacaaacatacaaaagaaagaaattattaAAGGTGATGCCAAATCATTGGCAAGTAAATTCGAAAATCTAGCCAAACAAGATGATACTGTAGCCCGTGAAAGAATTCAACGTGAACGTCAAAAACGAATCGAACAAGAAGCacatgaaaaagaattgaataaagatCGTGTAGTGTTTGAAAGTGAAGCCCGagaagatgaagaagaatcTGGTGATCGATCGACAGAATCTAGAAATACCAATAccaatgttaatgatgatgatgatgaaaggcCACTTCATCAGCAAAAAGGTCGCCATCTCAATAAGATAGGCATCTCGGTATTACCGGTGCCAAAATCACCAACAACCATAACCGCTGCTAATACTACTATAACAACATCTTCAATTCCACCAGAACCTGTAATTAGTAATCAACAATCGATAGAAATTCAATCAGCTGTTGTCGAAACAAATCCAGTTCATCAAGAACAAGAACAAGAAGCAACAAGTTGTGTGACAACtgttgaaacaacaaacaatgaagaTCTAGGTTTAACGGCAATTGCattgtttgattatgaaGCGGCCGAATCGGATGAAATTACATTTGATCCAGATGAATTGATTACtaatattgaaatgattgatgaagGATGGTGGCGTGGTCAATGTCGTGGTAAAGTGGGCCTATTTCCAGCCAATTATGTCAAGCtcaacgaatga
- the Oseg6 gene encoding intraflagellar transport protein Oseg6: MKRIYSIPCTSMTSNINDQCLFKWQTKKSKYLAISTDNIVNIYNRHGEHIDQINLFGYCTALCWDEDGDWLAIITNRSSLIFLWNSITHKLEQIDTGMKEILTTISWSKLNHSSLFVGTAKGNILIYNNQTARKNPIYGKHTKRIIGCCWNSIGTSNMIAVIGEDRVLTVNNEDGDTLSHNQLKGDGSNVKFFHSYQDMITNYNNKNSSSSSSSTSTTTTTTTTAAISASSVNKIDNSVCLVLNKRMLFMMNIQDSENSFILNFKDWYENIIDYYCYPSGNIFIAFTSGLIITVSTGMKNFGVELLQIKAHRESMTTFSVCLNINRIATCDENNIKIFNLYEHNDIENVFTVDDEPSIVQIDWTADGQLLALCSSSGNIHVYLSQLKIIGDNCGTSLAFLSSLLEVTIFNVHEEIQDSVMIVRIEIEPSRLAIGPFHLAIAMNNKIWLYVLTEIEMPPTECEYMGIIKEFKLNQFYMAILFTNGSLQFHPIEQQRHQSNNNNNDDNRPQYFTYPDGQKQESIGVNNKKISVTSLCLTNEFLIFSTDNGTIIYFIIEDWNTTVVYRHRESIQMIECNQNGTRLVLIDSRNDAYVYNVYGETLISIPTDHVPSKPVKILWESWIHDHCVFTICDHKFIHVYSSPLTTINGSIVDFVGRMKIPSGQYPLLLYNGVVVCQTKSGKTSNFVLSTHDYAIKNNSNTTTIPSTFKRDVFRNILKLRRYQDAIKICNFLGPDESEDLWIAVGRAAIQDLDLNVAICVYQKLQKFTIVYCLENYRNQSEYCLLCGLLAEMLADYDLAQKHFLNSSQPIRALEMRKNLQHWNEALALARHLSPDDIPAISRELAFNQELRQEYSKALKNFENALNSQSSGDVDGEETKKEPKELDHNSEHVQLCLAGIARNSIRCGNLKKALIIAHRLDEAKLIQECASILENLNHIQEAAALYEQCKHYDQAAILYLKVKNSAKLSNLISMITDHEILGQYGRIKEMEKQFRHAAEIYSKAKRWEDVVRINLDHLNNPGEAVKIVREHQSVAGAKLVARFFQRLNDMTAAIEFLIMSKCYDDAYNLALTTKQIDIYADIMQYHATDVDIHDQHDDDDGGGENVDTKDPSLLNGNDQKVSNKNENRMAMANLQHFRTIAIYYEQENNLFKAGKFYCLARMWQKGVKLLLQSSTASGQRNSINNDHQMMNNNNNNNNAIELAIDAATHAHDEQVTRLILDYLMGETDGIPKDFKFLFRLYMKMKYYVEAAKTATIISHEEQLSGNYRNAHQLLYSMCVELHANHIAIPSEMAFNLMLIHSYMLAKLWIRIGGHQISAKLLIRVYDNINQFPSHSVQILTFVVIECIRAGYVRNALKYAYTLMKQDDLDRIDTKLKKKIENLVRKSASSEKRLSSHEELRQELCINSNPCPYCSEPVADDEFVCNGCRTAIPFCIASGMHIRLSDLTKCSYCHFPAIKSYLLELLQSSMIKNGKNEDDDDDDDGGGNRFCPMCEHKINNNQLERITMDKIFNLNDLGNRNNNNNNNNDNNDDDDLKQ, from the exons ATGAAAAGAATCTATTCAATACCATGTACATCGATGACATCGaatatcaatgatcaatgtttatttaaatggcagacaaaaaaatctaaatattTAGCCATTTCTACTGATAATATTGTCAATATATACAATAGACATGGTGAACATATTGATCAGATCAACCTGTTTGG TTATTGTACAGCACTTTGTTGGGATGAAGATGGTGATTGGCTTGCAATCATTACAAAtcgttcatcattaatatttcTTTGGAATTCAATTACACATAAACTTGAACAAATTGATACTGgaatgaaagaaatattgacaacaatttcatggtcaaaattgaatcattcaagTTTATTTGTTGGTACAGCAAAAGGCAATATACTCAtctataataatcaaacagcTCGTAAGAATCCAATTTATGGTAAACATACAAAACGTATAATTGGCTGCTGTTGGAATTCAATTGGTACTAGCAATATGATTGCCGTTATTGGTGAAGATCGTGTTTTAACTGTAAACAATGAAGATGGTGATACATTGAGtcataatcaattgaaaggTGATGGATcgaatgtaaaattttttcattcatatcaaGATATGATTACGAattataataacaaaaattcatcatcatcatcatcatcaacatcgacaacaacaacaacaacaacaacagctgcAATATCGGCATCATCTGTTaataaaatcgataataGTGTTTGTCTTGTATTGAATAAACGAATGTTATTCATGATGAATATACAGGATagtgaaaattcatttatattaaaTTTTAAGGATTGGTATGAAaatattatcgattattattgttatccaagtggaaatattttcattgcaTTCACATCCGGTTTAATTATAACCGTATCAACGggtatgaaaaattttggcgTAGAATTATTACAGATCAAAGCACATAGAGAATCAATGACAACATTcagtgtttgtttgaatattaaTCGGATTGCAACTTGTGATGAGAATAA tataaaaatatttaatcTTTATGAAcataatgatattgaaaatgtattCACTGTGGATGATGAACCATCAATTGTACAAATTGATTGGACAGCCGATGGACAATTATTGGCATTATGTTCCAGTTCTGGTAATATTCATGTTTATTTatcacaattgaaaattattggcGACAATTGTGGTACTAGTTTagcatttttatcatcattattagaaGTAACCATATTCAATGTACATGAAGAGATACAAGATTCAGTGATGATTGTACGTATTGAAATTGAACCATCACGTTTAGCTATTGGTCCATTTCATTTAGCCATagcaatgaataataaaatttggCTTTATGTTCTCACAGAAATTGAAATGCCACCCACAGAATGTGAATATATGGGCATTATtaaagaatttaaattaaatcaattctATATGGCAATATTGTTCACAAATGGTTCATTACAATTTCATCctattgaacaacaacgccatcaatcgaataataataacaatgatgataatcggcCACAATATTTTACATATCCAGATGGCCAAAAACAAGAATCTATTGgtgtgaataataaaaaaatttccgttACATCATTATGTTTGACCAATGAATTTCTTATATTTTCAACCGATAATGGtacaattatttattttattattgaagaTTGGAACACCACTGTTGTATATCGTCACCGGGAATCAAtacaaatgattgaatgtaaTCAGAATGGTACCAGATTAgtgttgattgattcaagaaATGATGCTTATGTTTATAATGTTTATGGTGAAACATTAATATCAATACCTACTGATCATGTACCATCGAAACCGGTAAAAATCCTATGGGAAAGTTGGATACATGATCATTGTGTGTTTACTATTTGTGAtcacaaattcattcatgtttattcatcaccattaacTACTATAAATGGAtctattgttgattttgttggcCGTATGAAAATTCCAAGTGGACAATATCCacttttattatataatggtgttgttgtttgtcaaaCGAAAAGTGGTAAAACATCGAATTTTGTACTATCCACTCATGATTATGCtatcaaaaataattccaATACAACAACTATACCATCAACATTTAAACGTGATGTTTTTCGTAATATCCTCAAACTTCGCCGTTATCAAGATGCAATAAAAATCTGTAATTTTCTTGGACCAGATGAATCCGAAGATCTTTGGATCGCTGTTGGTCGTGCTGCAATTCAGGATTTAGATTTAAATGTAGCAATATGTGTGTAtcaaaaattacaaaaatttaCTATCGTTTATTGTCTAGAAAATTATCGTAATCAATCAGAATATTGTCTATTATGTGGCCTATTGGCTGAAATGTTGGCCGATTATGATCTAGCACAGAAACATTTTCTGAATTCATCGCAACCAATACGAGCACTTGAAATGCGTAAAAATCTTCAACATTGGAATGAAGCATTGGCTTTAGCACGACATTTATCACCCGATGATATACCGGCCATTTCTCGTGAACTTGCATTCAATCAAGAATTACGACAAGAATATTCAAaagcattgaaaaatttcgagAATGCTTTGAACAGCCAATCATctggtgatgttgatggtgaagaaacgaaaaaagaacCCAAAGAGCTCGATCATAATAGTGAACATGTACAGCTTTGTTTGGCCGGTATCGCaagaaattcaattcgatgtGGTAATCTCAAAAAAGCTTTAATCATTGCCCATCGTTTGGATGAAGCAAAATTGATACAGGAATGTGCATcaattttggaaaatttaaatcatatTCAAGAAGCTGCCGCTCTGTATGAACAATGTAAACATTATGATCAAGCAGCTATATTATATCTAAAGGTAAAAAATTCAGCCAAATTATCCAATCTTATATCGATGATAACGGATCATGAAATTCTTGGTCAATATGGTCGAATtaaagaaatggaaaaacaatttcgTCATGCTGCCGAAATCTATTCGAAAGCTAAACGATGGGAAGATGTGGTTCGTATTAATcttgatcatttgaataatcCAGGTGAAGCTGTAAAAATTGTTCGTGAACATCAATCGGTTGCTGGTGCAAAATTGGTTGCCAGATTTTTTCAACGTCTCAATGATATGACAGCGgctattgaatttttaataatgtccaaatgttatgatgatgcatATAATCTGGCattgacaacaaaacaaatcgaCATTTATGCTGATATAATGCAATATCATGCTACTGATGTTGATATTCAtgatcaacatgatgatgatgatggtggtggtgaaaatGTTGACACCAAAGACccatcattgttgaatggaaatgatcaaaaagtttcgaataaaaatgaaaatagaatgGCAATGGCCAATCTTCAACATTTTCGTACGATTGCCATCTATTATGAACAAGAGAATAATCTATTCAAAGCTGGTAAATTTTATTGTCTGGCAAGAATGTGGCAAAAAGGCGTTAAATTATTGTtgcaatcatcaacagcatcaGGTCAacgaaattcaataaataatgaccatcaaatgatgaataacaataataataataataatgcaatTGAATTGGCAATCGATGCAGCTACACATGCACATGATGAACAAGTAACAAGATTGATACTTGATTATTTAATGGGTGAAACCGATGGTATACCAAAAGATTTTAAATTCTTATTTcgtttatatatgaaaatgaaatattatgTTGAAGCGGCTAAAACGGCCACAATAATTTCTCATGAAGAACAGTTGTCCGGTAATTATCGTAATGCACATCAACTATTGTATAGTATGTGTGTTGAATTACATGCAAATCATATAGCTATACCATCGGAAATGGCATTCAATCTAATGTTGATACATAGTTATATGTTGGCCAAA TTGTGGATACGGATCGGTGGCCATCAGATAAGCGCAAAATTATTGATACGAGTCTATGataatataaatcaatttccTTCAC ATTCTGTACAGATTTTAACATTTGTCGTTATTGAATGTATTAGAGCTGGTTATGTTCGTAATGCACTTAAATATGCTTATACATTAATGAAACAAGATGATCTTGATAGAATTGATacaaaattgaagaaaaaaattgaaaatcttgTACGTAAATCGGCTTCTTCCGAAAAACGATTGTCTAGCCATGAAGAACTACGACAAGAATTATGcatcaattcaaatccaTGTCCATATTGTAGTGAACCAGTGgccgatgatgaatttgtctGTAACGGATGTCGTACAGCTATACCGTTTTGTATTGCAAGTGGAATGCATATCCGTTTATCGGATCTAACTAAATGTTCTTATTGTCATTTTCCGGCCATAAAATCATATCTATTGGAATtgttacaatcatcaatgataaaaaatggtaaaaatgaagacgatgatgatgacgatgatggtggtggcaaTCGTTTTTGTCCAATGTGTGAGCATAAAATTAATAACAATCAATTGGAACGAATAACAATGGATAAGATTTTCAATCTAAATGATTTAGGcaacagaaacaacaacaacaacaacaacaacgacaataatgatgatgatgatttgaaacaataa
- the LOC124493419 gene encoding uncharacterized protein LOC124493419 → MAESRFGILYVITRILLVVLIVIMIVLNIIAIINAKGEVKDVVWVVFSFISLLIGLLGVWKEHFLFSCLFTVITIVLVCISGAFGFWISTAGAVVIIIAAIIYTFMLWDMGHREMNVPDMC, encoded by the coding sequence ATGGCCGAAAGTCGTTTTGGTATCTTATATGTGATTACACGTATCTTATTGGTCGTATTGATCGTTATTATGATTGTATTGAATATTATTGCCATTATCAATGCAAAAGGTGAAGTTAAAGATGTTGTTTGGGTTGtattctcattcatttcattattaatcgGTTTATTGGGCGTTTGGAAGGaacattttctattttcatgtTTATTCACCGTCATTACCATTGTATTGGTCTGTATTAGTGGTGCATTCGGTTTTTGGATATCGACAGCCGGTGccgttgttattattatagcaGCAATCATCTATACATTTATGCTATGGGATATGGGTCATCGTGAAATGAATGTACCGGATATGTGTTGA
- the mRpS35 gene encoding mitochondrial ribosomal protein S35 has product MLTNFNGKILRINNFRFLSSSSSSSSTATATNENSKQSSDIRLMNNNDEDNFPILKILPFGKVKREQRIILKTEVISPRYKRLKDNCNWTNVWPTSRNFNPSTVPLPIHMSFVDDNKIRAPVGKFNNPELLKIPNFLHLTPVTVKKQCEAIKRFCTSWPKALKTDDDCDRHFPITIRTKDFVFSGPSIRWPESRIVELSIKLSDLKLNEHAQDKMKRLLAHRYNHETDMATIRTDSCPLRKQNYDYAHYLLTASYFESWKTEKWESEKEYGDWERYFWNQSKSRESILTYMKCVKPEKSIEELEQQSNVQQYAKAVTELYDGGVHTGETTETLDQYKKSVLQILFPNQDSK; this is encoded by the exons atgttgaccaATTTTAATGGGAAAATTTTACGGATTAataattttagatttttatcatcatcatcatcatcatcatcaacagcaacagccacaaatgaaaattcaaaacaaagtAGTGATATTAgattgatgaacaacaatgatgaggATAATTTTCCcatattaaaaattttaccaTTCGGTAAAGTTAAACGTGAACAAAGgattatattgaaaacagag GTGATAAGTCCACGTTATAAACGTTTAAAAGATAATTGTAATTGGACCAATGTATGGCCAACATCAAGAAATTTCAATCCATCCACCGTACCATTACCGATTCATATGagttttgttgatgataataaaatacgTGCACCAGTGGGTAAATTTAATAATCctgaattgttgaaaattccaaattttcttcatctaaCACCTGTAACtgtgaaaaaacaatgtgaAGCAATCAAACGTTTCTGTACAAGTTGGCCAAAAGCATtaaaaactgatgatgattgtgatcgACATTTTCCAATCACTATTCGTACaaaagattttgttttcagtgGTCCATCAATACGTTGGCCAGAATCAAGAATAGTTGAATTATCAATTAAACTTTCagatttaaaattaaatgaacatGCTCAagataaaatgaaacgatTATTAGCACATCGATATAATCATGAAACAGATATGGCAACCATTCGAACGGATAGTTGTCCATTACGTaaacaaaattatgattatgcTCATTATCTACTTACTGCTTCCTATTTTGAATCATgg aaaacCGAAAAATGGGAATCAGAAAAAGAATATGGTGATTGGGAACGATATTTTTGGAATCAAAGTAAATCACGTGAATCAATATTAACATATATGAAATGTGTTAAGCCAGAAAAATCGATCGAAGAATtggaacaacaatcaaatgttCAACAGTATGCAAAAGCTGTTACTGAATTATATGATGGTGGTGTACATACTGGGgaaacaacagaaacattggatcaatataaaaaatctGTTTTACAAATTCTATTTCCAAATCAAGATTCTAAATGA